The following are encoded together in the Prionailurus viverrinus isolate Anna chromosome B3, UM_Priviv_1.0, whole genome shotgun sequence genome:
- the GOLGA5 gene encoding golgin subfamily A member 5 isoform X1 has product MSWFADLAGKAEDLLNRVDQGAATALSRKENTGNITYNKNADYPELQQNTDLTYQTGSKAAYISSAADNIRNQKATLLAGTANVKVGSRTSVETSHSVENTSVPRPSSQFVRRKKSEPDDELLFDFLNSSQKEPTGRVEIKKERSKTPVLQSSRTASVGSVNTSVTTVKTVEENPSRSQGDETSNNSDSGHEVQEDSSKENVSSSAACTDHNPAPTPDGKSHELSNLRLENQLLRNEVQSLNQEMASLLQRSKETQEELNKARARVEKWNVDHSKSDRITRELRAQVDDLTEAVAAKDSQLGVLKVRLQEADQLLSSRTEALEALQSEKSRIMQDHSEGSSLQNQALQTLQERLHEADAARKREQESCKQMQNEFAARLNDMEAERQNLAEAVTLAERKYSDEKKRVDELQQQVKVFKSNLESSKQELIDYKQKATRILQSKEKLINSLKEGSGFEGLDSSTAHSVELEELRHEKELQKEEIQKLMGHIHQLRSELQDMEAQQVSEAESAREQLQDLQDQIAGQKASKQELEAELERQKQEFHYIEEDLYRTKNTLQSRIKDREEEIQKLRNQLTNKTLSNSSQSELENRLHQLTETLIQKQTMLESLSTEKNSLVFQLERLEQQVNSASGSSNNGSSINMSGVDNGEAGTRLRNVPVLFNDTETNLAGMYGKVRKAASSIDQFSIRLGIFLRRYPIARVFVIIYMALLHLWVMIVLLTYTPEMHHDQPHGK; this is encoded by the exons ATGTCCTGGTTTGCTGATCTTGCTGGGAAGGCAGAAGATCTTTTAAATCGAGTTGATCAAGGGGCTGCAACAGCTCTCAGTAGAAAAGAGAACACCGGCAATATCACATATAACAAAAATGCTGACTATCCTGAACTTCAGCAAAATACAGATTTGACTTATCAGACTGGATCTAAAGCTGCTTATATTTCCTCAGCAGCTGATAACATTAGAAATCAGAAAGCCACTCTCTTAGCTGGCACAGCAAATGTAAAAGTAGGATCTAGGACATCAGTGGAGACCTCTCATTCTGTTGAAAACACGTCTGTTCCTAGGCCTTCATCCCAGTTTGTTCGAAGAAAAAAGTCAGAACCTGATGATGAGCTGCTGTTTGACTTTCTTAATAGTTCACAGAAGGAGCCTACCGGGAGGGtggaaatcaaaaaagaaaggagcaaGACACCTGTCCTTCAGAGTTCTCGGACAGCAAGTGTCGGTTCTGTGAACACCAGCGTGACCACCGTCAAAACCGTTGAGGAAAATCCTTCTAGGAGCCAAGGCGATG aaacctCTAATAATTCAGATTCTGGCCATGAAGTTCAAGAGGATTCTTCAAAGGAAAATGTATCATCAAGTGCTGCCTGCACTGACCACAACCCAGCACCTACTCCTGACGGCAAATCACACGAACTGTCTAATCTTCGGTTGGAGAACCAACTGTTGAGGAATGAGGTTCAGTCTTTAAATCAAGAAATGGCCTCATTACTTCAAAGATCCAAGGAAACTCAAGAAG AATTAAACAAAGCAAGAGCAAGAGTTGAAAAGTGGAATGTTGACCACTCAAAGAGTGATCGAATAACTCGAGAACTTCGAGCCCAGGTCGACGATCTGACTGAAGCAGTGGCCGCAAAGGACTCGCAGCTGGGTGTGCTGAAAGTGAGGCTGCAGGAAGCCGACCAGCTACTGAGCTCCCGCACAGAAGCCCTGGAAGCCTTACAGAGCGAAAAATCGAG AATAATGCAGGATCACAGCGAAGGTAGTAGCCTACAGAACCAAGCTCTGCAAACCCTTCAGGAGAGACTGCATGAAGCGGACGCCGCCcggaagagagagcaggagagctgTAAACAGATGCAG AACGAGTTTGCTGCACGCCTTAATGACATGGAAGCGGAACGGCAGAATTTGGCAGAAGCGGTTACTCTGGCTGAACGAAAATACTCGGACGAGAAGAAGAGAGTTGACGAGCTGCAGCAACAAGTCAAAGTGTTTAAGTCCAACTTGGAGTCCTCTAAGCAGGAACTCATCGACTACAAGCAAAAAGCTACTAGAATACTCCAA TCTAAAGAAAAATTGATTAACAGCTTGAAGGAAGGCTCTGGCTTTGAAGGCCTCGATAGCAGTACTGCCCACAGCGTGGAGCTGGAAGAACTTCGCCATGAAAAGGAGCTGCAAAAGGAGGAGATACAGAAGCTGATGGGCCACATCCATCAGCTGAGGTCTGAACTACAG GATATGGAGGCTCAGCAGGTTAGTGAAGCAGAATCAGCAAGAGAACAGTTACAAGATCTGCAGGACCAAATAGCTGGACAAAAAGCATCTAAACAAGAACTGGAGGCAGAATTGGAGCGACAGAAGCAG GAATTCCACTACATAGAAGAAGATCTGTATCGAACAAAGAACACATTGCAAAGCAGGATTAAGGATCGggaagaagaaattcaaaaactTAGGAATCAG CTTACTAATAAAACTTTGAGCAACAGCAGTCAGTCCGAGTTAGAAAACCGGCTCCATCAGCTAACAGAGACTCTCATCCAGAAGCAGACCATGCTGGAGAGTCTCAGCACAGAGAAGAACTCTCTGGTCTTTCAGCTGGAGCGCCTTGAGCAGCAGGTGAACTCTGCCAGCGGAAGTAGCAATAACGGGTCTTCCATTAATATGTCTGGAGTTGACAATGGCGAAG CAGGCACACGGCTGCGAAACGTTCCTGTTCTTtttaatgatacagaaactaatcTGGCAGGAATGTATGGAAAAGTCCGAAAAGCTGCTAGTTCAATTGACCAGTTTAG CATCCGCCTGGGAATTTTTCTCCGAAGATACCCCATAGCACGAgtttttgtaattatatatatg gctTTGCTTCACCTCTGGGTCATGATCGTTCTGTTGACGTACACACCAGAAATGCACCATGACCAGCCGCATGGCAAATGA
- the GOLGA5 gene encoding golgin subfamily A member 5 isoform X2, producing MSWFADLAGKAEDLLNRVDQGAATALSRKENTGNITYNKNADYPELQQNTDLTYQTGSKAAYISSAADNIRNQKATLLAGTANVKVGSRTSVETSHSVENTSVPRPSSQFVRRKKSEPDDELLFDFLNSSQKEPTGRVEIKKERSKTPVLQSSRTASVGSVNTSVTTVKTVEENPSRSQGDETSNNSDSGHEVQEDSSKENVSSSAACTDHNPAPTPDGKSHELSNLRLENQLLRNEVQSLNQEMASLLQRSKETQEELNKARARVEKWNVDHSKSDRITRELRAQVDDLTEAVAAKDSQLGVLKVRLQEADQLLSSRTEALEALQSEKSRIMQDHSEGSSLQNQALQTLQERLHEADAARKREQESCKQMQNEFAARLNDMEAERQNLAEAVTLAERKYSDEKKRVDELQQQVKVFKSNLESSKQELIDYKQKATRILQSKEKLINSLKEGSGFEGLDSSTAHSVELEELRHEKELQKEEIQKLMGHIHQLRSELQDMEAQQVSEAESAREQLQDLQDQIAGQKASKQELEAELERQKQEFHYIEEDLYRTKNTLQSRIKDREEEIQKLRNQLTNKTLSNSSQSELENRLHQLTETLIQKQTMLESLSTEKNSLVFQLERLEQQVNSASGSSNNGSSINMSGVDNGEGTRLRNVPVLFNDTETNLAGMYGKVRKAASSIDQFSIRLGIFLRRYPIARVFVIIYMALLHLWVMIVLLTYTPEMHHDQPHGK from the exons ATGTCCTGGTTTGCTGATCTTGCTGGGAAGGCAGAAGATCTTTTAAATCGAGTTGATCAAGGGGCTGCAACAGCTCTCAGTAGAAAAGAGAACACCGGCAATATCACATATAACAAAAATGCTGACTATCCTGAACTTCAGCAAAATACAGATTTGACTTATCAGACTGGATCTAAAGCTGCTTATATTTCCTCAGCAGCTGATAACATTAGAAATCAGAAAGCCACTCTCTTAGCTGGCACAGCAAATGTAAAAGTAGGATCTAGGACATCAGTGGAGACCTCTCATTCTGTTGAAAACACGTCTGTTCCTAGGCCTTCATCCCAGTTTGTTCGAAGAAAAAAGTCAGAACCTGATGATGAGCTGCTGTTTGACTTTCTTAATAGTTCACAGAAGGAGCCTACCGGGAGGGtggaaatcaaaaaagaaaggagcaaGACACCTGTCCTTCAGAGTTCTCGGACAGCAAGTGTCGGTTCTGTGAACACCAGCGTGACCACCGTCAAAACCGTTGAGGAAAATCCTTCTAGGAGCCAAGGCGATG aaacctCTAATAATTCAGATTCTGGCCATGAAGTTCAAGAGGATTCTTCAAAGGAAAATGTATCATCAAGTGCTGCCTGCACTGACCACAACCCAGCACCTACTCCTGACGGCAAATCACACGAACTGTCTAATCTTCGGTTGGAGAACCAACTGTTGAGGAATGAGGTTCAGTCTTTAAATCAAGAAATGGCCTCATTACTTCAAAGATCCAAGGAAACTCAAGAAG AATTAAACAAAGCAAGAGCAAGAGTTGAAAAGTGGAATGTTGACCACTCAAAGAGTGATCGAATAACTCGAGAACTTCGAGCCCAGGTCGACGATCTGACTGAAGCAGTGGCCGCAAAGGACTCGCAGCTGGGTGTGCTGAAAGTGAGGCTGCAGGAAGCCGACCAGCTACTGAGCTCCCGCACAGAAGCCCTGGAAGCCTTACAGAGCGAAAAATCGAG AATAATGCAGGATCACAGCGAAGGTAGTAGCCTACAGAACCAAGCTCTGCAAACCCTTCAGGAGAGACTGCATGAAGCGGACGCCGCCcggaagagagagcaggagagctgTAAACAGATGCAG AACGAGTTTGCTGCACGCCTTAATGACATGGAAGCGGAACGGCAGAATTTGGCAGAAGCGGTTACTCTGGCTGAACGAAAATACTCGGACGAGAAGAAGAGAGTTGACGAGCTGCAGCAACAAGTCAAAGTGTTTAAGTCCAACTTGGAGTCCTCTAAGCAGGAACTCATCGACTACAAGCAAAAAGCTACTAGAATACTCCAA TCTAAAGAAAAATTGATTAACAGCTTGAAGGAAGGCTCTGGCTTTGAAGGCCTCGATAGCAGTACTGCCCACAGCGTGGAGCTGGAAGAACTTCGCCATGAAAAGGAGCTGCAAAAGGAGGAGATACAGAAGCTGATGGGCCACATCCATCAGCTGAGGTCTGAACTACAG GATATGGAGGCTCAGCAGGTTAGTGAAGCAGAATCAGCAAGAGAACAGTTACAAGATCTGCAGGACCAAATAGCTGGACAAAAAGCATCTAAACAAGAACTGGAGGCAGAATTGGAGCGACAGAAGCAG GAATTCCACTACATAGAAGAAGATCTGTATCGAACAAAGAACACATTGCAAAGCAGGATTAAGGATCGggaagaagaaattcaaaaactTAGGAATCAG CTTACTAATAAAACTTTGAGCAACAGCAGTCAGTCCGAGTTAGAAAACCGGCTCCATCAGCTAACAGAGACTCTCATCCAGAAGCAGACCATGCTGGAGAGTCTCAGCACAGAGAAGAACTCTCTGGTCTTTCAGCTGGAGCGCCTTGAGCAGCAGGTGAACTCTGCCAGCGGAAGTAGCAATAACGGGTCTTCCATTAATATGTCTGGAGTTGACAATGGCGAAG GCACACGGCTGCGAAACGTTCCTGTTCTTtttaatgatacagaaactaatcTGGCAGGAATGTATGGAAAAGTCCGAAAAGCTGCTAGTTCAATTGACCAGTTTAG CATCCGCCTGGGAATTTTTCTCCGAAGATACCCCATAGCACGAgtttttgtaattatatatatg gctTTGCTTCACCTCTGGGTCATGATCGTTCTGTTGACGTACACACCAGAAATGCACCATGACCAGCCGCATGGCAAATGA